In the genome of Tenrec ecaudatus isolate mTenEca1 chromosome Y, mTenEca1.hap1, whole genome shotgun sequence, the window GTGTGTGACTATGTGTCTAGACATATTACTGTGTATCTTTTCGGTTGCATGGGGGTTCCTGTAAGGTCTGcagttggaaccaccagccgctcctcgggagagacGAGTCTGTCTACTCCGGAAGAGTTACTCTCCGGGAAACCCCCAGACCCCGGTCTACCCTGTCCGGTAGGGTCTCTGTGTCCTGGCAGGGAGGTCCTGGAGATTGCTGTCACTGGGAACCATCAAGTGCATCCCTCCtcaccgcccggtcctgccccctcctcaccGTCCTTGTGAATAGGCCGGAGCCCACGGCTGCGGCCAccctgtccgtccatctccttgagggccgtccTCCCTGTCGCTGACCCTCGGcttcaccaagcacgacgtccttccccaggggctggtcccCCGGTGCAGGAGCAGCCTGTCCCCAGACGTGCACAGTGACCGCGTCCGAAGCCCTCGGGGGCCATGTTCACCCCTGCGCAGCCTGCTCTGAGTCATCAGGGCCTCCCGCCGGCAGACGTGGCCTCGGTCTGTGTGTCCACACTGCCCCGTCGCCCCTGGTGACTCAGGGCGAACCTCTCTGGGCTGCAAACCTGGGACGGCGAAACCTTGCAGCCACCCAGCGAGGCGAGCACCCACCTGGTCCAGGACAGACaggtcctggggggtggggggagggagcagggtGGCCGTGCTCCCTCTCAAGGTGTGTGGGGGGCCTCAGTCTGCACCCCACCACCACAGCTTGTCCGAGGGCCTCCCTCTGCACTCAGCAGAGCCGGGGTCCCTAACCAGGCCGGATCACAGGACGGGGGCAGagcgggggcggtgggggggacgCTGCAAGCAGGGCTCCAGGTGCCCGCCAGCCCCCACCTGGCACTCACCGGCCCGGCTCAGAGCTTCGGACTCAGAGTGAAActtgtgcatgttttaaaattagcCGGAGGAAGCACCCTCCGCGGTCTCTCGTAACAGATGTGAGGTCTCTTCTGAAGAAAGgaaacacggggggggggggcgggctaaATTCTGGCTTTACCTCTATAGCACGTGGCCGGCTCACGGCCTGGCCTGTGTCCCAGGGCGGCAGGAGGCAGCGGATGAGGCAGCGTCTTGCAGTTCTGGGGCTGCGAGATCAAGCTCAGTGAGGGGGCAGGGCCGGGCTCCCTCAGGAGGCTCCAGGGGAGGGTCTTTCCTCAGGGTCTCTCCCAGCtcctgggggccccaggcgtcCCTGGGCTTGTGGCTGCATCTCTGCGGCCTCCGCCTCCGTCTCCACATGGCCGTTTCCCCTCTGTGTCCCTGGTGCTCTGTTACTAAAGGACGCCACTGCCCCAGGTTGGCCTCATGCTAGCCTAACGGACCACCTCTTCTGAGGTTCTGTCTCGACACGAGGTCTGTGTGTGTTCAGGGCTCGGGGCTGCAGCAGGGCGACGTGGAGAAGCATCCCAGCCCGGCAGCACCTTACTGAGGGCGTGAGGGCGCTCTTGCTGGGTGGGTGCACAGCagatggtggatggatggacggacggatggacggatgagtggatggatagttggatggatggatggatggatggatggatggatggatggatggatggatgagtgagtgggtgggtgggtggacggAGGGACGGAGGGACGGACAgacggatggatgggtggatgactggatggacagatggatggatgggtggatggatggatggatggatgggtggaggggtgggtggatgggtaggtgggtggatggatgggtggaggggtgggtggatgggtaggtgggtgggtgggtggatggagatgggtggaggggtgggggatggatgggtgggtggatggatggatggataagtggGTGCatggagagatggatggatgggtgggtgggtggatggatgggtgggtgggtggatggatgggtgtgtgtgggtggatggatggagatgggtggaggggtgggggatggatggatgggtgggtggatggatggatgggtgggtgggtgggtggatggataagTGGGTTCatggagagatggatggatggatgggtgggtgggtggatggatgggtgggtgggtggatgggtaggtgggtgggtggatggatggataagtgggttcatggagagatggatggatgggtggatggatgggtgggtggatggatggataagtggGTGCatggagagatggatggataAGTGGGTGCatggagagatggatggataAGTGGGTGCatggagagatggatggatgggtgggtgggtggatgggtaggtgggtggatggatggataagtgggttcatggagagatggatggatgatggatgggtgggtggatggatgggtgggtgggtggggatatGGAGGTGGGCATTCTGCTTGGTGAAGcgcaggggcagcaaagaagagggtggATCCCTGGGTGAGATGGACGGACTCAGTGGCAACCCCACACAGCGGGCTCAGACATGGCTGAGCAGTGAGGCGGGTGCCGGGCTGGGCAGTGCTTGGTCTGGTTGTGCCCGGGTCTCCATGAGTGAAAGAAAACGATTCTAGACACACACCCTCCACCGGTCTGTGAGGTGCCCGTGGGGCGCCAGCTCCGTTGCTGTAATACCCCCTGGGTCCCCAGCCATTGGAGACCCCACGGGGGGTGCCTGACATCTGCCCTGTGTGAGGTCATCAGGGGTCATTGGGACACCCCATCCTGGGCTCCTCTCCTCAACAAAGAGGTACCTGGGTCCTGGCTGACCACGGGCAGCTGCTGGCAATGGACAGCGGGTCCTGCTGTCCAATCTcttggggggcgtgggggggatGGGCCTGCACATGTGCAGGGGCTCAGGGGGCAGGACCACAGGGGGGCTCAGGGGGCGCCTGGGTCAGCAGTGGGTGGGGGGGACCCTCTATCCTCACCTGAGGGCTTCCTCCACCAGTCCTTCACAAACAGCTGAAGCAAAGCTAAGCCATCCAGCcccgggggatggggaggggggtgcagaCGAGGCTCCCTGGGAGGTCTGGTGCTCACGTGTAGGGATCCAGCCTCCAGCTGGCCTTCCAAGCTGCCTCTGAGGGGCCCGGAACCACCCGCTGACTGCGTGGGGCAGGGGCCCCCCACCCACTGTAAGGATGAGGGTGCTCTCAGCTTCCAGCCCACACTGTACCCGGGGGTAAGAGGGGGGCTGGAagatggggagacccagccctgctgaTAATTGGGGGGCACACTTCCCAGACCTCAACCTCCAGGGCAGGGAGGGCCCCAAAGCCCTGGGGAATCGACTGTCCAGGGGGCTCAGGATCTTGGTCAATTCCTGGCACTGAGGGTCTGAGTGGGGCCTCAGCCTGCTCTGCATccctgggaggggggcagagagggggcaggcagctctctgtctctgtccatGTCCagggtgaccccccccaaagaGCTCAGGCTTTTCTCCTTGCCTCTCGCTCCCGCCCTCCGTGCATGGCTCAGATGCCGAGGGAGGGGCTGTGTGTGGATGCTCACCCCgccagccccagccttgggggctCCGAGGCTGGAGAAACAACCCCATGACAAGAGGGGGCTTTTACAGCCCCGGGGGACACGCAGTGGCCCATGTCAGGGGTCCCCCCTCCCGAGGCGATGATGAATTCTGAATGCCTGGCGGCCCCCTCCCCGCCCGCAGAGGCCCAGTTGTGCACGTTTGGAAAAAGGGGCGCGATAATTTGAGAGCCCAGAGAAGCAGCCACAGCCTCAGATGCAAATGGGGTCTGAGAGAGTGGGACCAGGTGTCTTTCCCGCCCGGAGGGGGGCAGTTAGCGGAAGCCGAGCAGGGACCTGGTGGAAACGGCTCCCACCAAATAGATGTGAGGTCACTGGGAGGCCGGAGAGCAGAGTCCACCTGGAGGGAGCCGCTTGGGGAGAGAGGCCAGGAGGTCTCCACGTGAAAgacagagcttggtgggccctgcCTACTGCACACGGGCACCATGGGCACGCTGGTAAACCCAGGGCCCCTGAGTGTgtgccgacccacagcgaccctgcaggacagggcggagctgcccctgggggtctcccaggcggtcagtctctgtgggagcagacggccccatctttctctaaaggagcggctggtgggtttgaactgggcaccttgtggttcgcagctgaGCACCAacccccctgcaccaccagggggcTCCCCGTGGATTTTCTTTCCCCCCAATCTtgtgaaacccccccccccatcatatgTCTTAATTAAGATGGGTCATTTGGGCTGGTTTTAATTTTTCAAGTGGGCTCTCTTCTCTGCGGTTCAGAATGCAGACCCCCGCCCCAGAAGCCTGAATTTGGGGGGCTGGGCCCAGAGCAATGGGCACTTGAAGGGGCAGCTGGTCTGTGGCCCGTGGTCCTCGGAGCTGGTCTGGCCTCAGAATTAAACCAGGACCGAGGGTGGCAGTGTGGGGGGGGGTCTCAGTGCCAAGCCTGCCCAGGACCCCTGAGATGGCGTTGGGGGGGCCTTGCACCCCTTCCCTCTCGGGAGTGGTCCCCACGGCTGCCCCTGGGAGCGGGGTCCCACGTGAGGCAGTGGCTAGAGGTGGGGGTGAGCAGTGGTGGACTGGCAgccccccaacacacacgcaCGGGCGCGCGCACAGGAGTGGGATGGGGAACTGCTGGGCTCAGGGCTCCACCGTGTGGTCAGCACAGGGACTGCGCCCGCGAGCACAGGGGCCCtgggaccaggcctggggaggcgagGACgctgggaaggggggtggggggggggacccagtctgcactcagcagctgCTTCCGAGGATTCCTCGCAGGCcccacacactgacacacactcgCATGTTCCCTCACGGACTCACACATGGTCACACACACTCGCAGTCAGGTACACACGGCACTCACACACACGTGCGTGGGCACGAACGGACACACGTGCACACCGGCTCAGATACCTGTGCACCCGTGCACACACTCATACTCCTGCAGACACACGTGTGCCCTCACGTGCATGTACTCACCCACACGCACGCATGGTTCACACACAGACACGTGCACACAGACACACGAATGCACACACTCGTGCACACACTCATACTCCTGCAGACACACGTGTGCCCTCACGTGCATGTACTCACCCACACGCACGGTTCACACACAGACACGTGCACACAGACACACGAATGCACACACTCGTGCACACGCACACAAGGGCATGTGCTCACACCCGcgtgcacgcacacatacactcatgtgtgtgcacgcatacacacacgtgcacgcaTGCTCacacgtgcgtgcacacacacagacacggacACACCAtatgcacacactcacattcatgcACTCAGGCACACTCACAACTCACTCACACCCAGGTGCAgacacgtgtacacacacactcacacccaggcgcagacacgtgtacacagacacacacacacgcaggcgcagacacatgtacacacacacacccacacgcagGCACAGACACGTGTacacagacacaccctcacaCCCAGGAGCAGACAtgtgtacacagacacacacccacacgcaggcgcagacacgtgtacacagacacacacccacacgcaggcgcagacacgtgtacacagacacacacccacacccaggcgcagacacgtgtacacagacacacacccacacccaggcgcagacacttgtacagacacacactcacacccaggcgcagacacgtgtacagacacacactcacacccaggcgcagacacgtgtacacagacacacacccacacccaggcgcagacacgtgtacacagacacacacccacacccaggcgcagacacgtgtacacacactcacacccaggcgcagacacttgtacagacacacacacccaggcgcagacacgtgtacacagaaacacacccacacgcaggcgcagacacgtgtacacagacacacacccacacccaggcgcagacacttgtacagacacacactcacacccaggcgcagacacgtgtacagacacacactcacacccaggcgcagacacgtgtacagacacactcacacccaggcgCGGACAcgtgtacacagacacacacccacacccaggcgcagacacttgtacagacacacactcacacccaggcgcagacacgtgtacagacacacactcacacccaggcgcagacacgtgtacagacacactcacacccaggcgCGGACAcgtgtacacagacacacacccacacccaggcgcagacacttgtacagacacacactcacacccaggcgcagacacgtgtacacagacacacacccacacccaggcgcagacacgtgtacacagacacacacccacacccaggcgcagacacgtgtacacagacacacactcacacccaggcgcagacacgtgtacagacacacactcacacccaggcgcagacacgtgtacagacacacactcacacccaggcgcagacacgtgtacacagacacacacccacacccaggcgcagacacgtgtacacagacacacactcacacccaggcgcagacacgtgtacacagacacacacccacacccaggcgcagacacgtgtacacagacacacactcacacccaggcgcagacacgtgtacagacacacactcacacccaggcgcagacacgtgtacacagacacacacccacacccaggcgcagacacgtgtacacagacacacacccacacccaggcgcagacacgtgtacacagacacacactcacacccaggcgcagacacgtgtacacagacacacacccacacccaggcGCAGGCAcgtgtacacagacacacactcacacccaggcgcagacacgtgtacacagacacacactcacacccaggcgcagacacgtgtacagacacacactcacacccaggcgcagacacgtgtacagacacacactcacacccaggcgcagacacgtgtacacagacacacactcacacccaggcgcagacacgtgtacacagacacacacccacacccaggcgcagacacgtgtacacagacacactcacacccaggcgcagacacgtgtacacagacacacactcacacccaggcgCAGACACGCACACTTGCACACAGATATACGTGCACATACTTGTGTGCACACGCTCACACGAGCATACTGGTCCAAAGTTGTGctcacactcacacaggcacacacgTATGCAGACAGACATACTTGCACACACCCACCCGTGCACAGACGCgtgcacactcacgcacacacccacacatgcaCAGATGCAGGCACACACGTATGCAGacatatttgcacacacacacccgtgcacAGGCGCgtgcacactcacgcacacacccacCCGTGCACAGACgcccaaagacacacacacacccctccagagcCCTCCCCCGACAtgtccccctcttcctccctccccgccccacgcGCCCTGACGCCCCGCCCCGACGcccgcaggccccgcccccgcgcccTGACGCCCCACGTGCCCCGACGcccgcaggccccgcccccgcgcccTGACGCCCCGCCCTGACGCCCCACGTGCCCCGATGcccgcaggccccgcccccgcgcccTGACGCCCCGCCCTGACGCCCCACGTGCCCCGATGcccgcaggccccgcccccgcgcccTGACGCCCCGCCCTGACGCCCCACGTGCCCCGATGcccgcaggccccgcccccgcgcccTGACGCCCCACGTGCCCCGATGcccgcaggccccgcccccgcgcccTGACGCCCCACGTGCCCCGACGcccgcaggccccgcccccgcgcccTGACGCCCCACGTGCCCCGACGcccgcaggccccgcccccgcgcccTGACGCCCCACGTGCCCCGACGCCCacaggccccgcccccgcgcccTGACGCCCCACGTGCCCCGACGcccgcaggccccgcccccgcgcccTGACGCCCCACGTGCCCCGACGcccgcaggccccgcccccgcgcccTGACGCCCACGTGCCCCGACGcccgcaggccccgcccccgcgccGATGGAGCAGTACCTGTCGAAGCCGGACAACGCCACCCTGCAGATGCTGCGCAGCCCGACGCTGGCCGTGGTGCTGCCGGCCGTGTACTCGCTGGTGGCGCTGGTGAGCATCCCGGGCAACCTGTTCTCGCTGTGGGTGCTGTGCCGGCACATCGGGCCGCGCTCGCCGTCCATCATCTTCATGATCAACCTCAGCCTGACGGACCTGGCGCTGGCGCTCGTGCTGCCCTTCCAGATCTGCTACCACTCCCGCGGGCACCACTGGGCCTTCGGCGCGCCGCTGTGCAGCGCCGTCACCGTGGGCTTCTACGCCAACATGTACGCCAGCATCCTCACCATGACCTGCATCAGCGTCGAGCGCTTCCTGGGCGTCGTGCGCCCCATGGCCGCCGCGCGCTGGCGCCGCCGCCGCTACGCGCTGGCCGCCTGCGCGGGCCTCTGGGTGCTGCTGCTGGGCGCGCTGTCCCCGCTGGCGCGCGCCGACCTCACCTACGAGGTGGAGGCGCTGCGCATCGTCACCTGCTTCGACGTGCTCAAGTGGACCATGCTGCCCAGCGTGGCCACCTGGGCGGCCTTCCTGCTGACGCTCTTCCTGGTACTTTTCCTGGTGCCCTTCGCGGTCACCGTGGCCTGCTACGCCGCCACCATCCGCCAGCTGCTGCGCCACCCGGGCGGCTACGGGCGCGAGCAGCGGCGGCGCGCCGTGTGCCTGGCGGCCGTGGTGCTGGGCGCCTTCGTGGCCTGCTTCGCGCCCAACAACTTCGCGCTGCTGGCGCACGTGGTGGGCCGCCTCTTCTTCGGGCGCAGCTTCTACCACGTGTACAAGCTCACGCTGTGCCTCAGCTGCGTCAACAACTGCCTGGACCCCTTCGTCTACTACTTCGCCTCGCGCGAGTTCCAGGCGCGCCTGCGCGCCTGCCTGGGCCTCCGCCGGGGCGCCGCCGACGAGCTGTCCACCGCCGCGGGGCGCCCCGGGGACACCCTCTTCTCCTCCGCGCGCTCGCCGTCCGCGCGCTCCGGCTCCCAGGCCGACAGCGGCGGGGGCACCCAGGCGGCGAGCCGCCCCTTCCTGCAGCGCCAGGAGAGCGTGTTCTGAGCCCCCGCGCCCACCCCGAGAGGGGACAGGACTGAGGGGTGCTGGAGAGACCCTGGGGGTCCCCGCAACGAGCCCAGCCAAGTGGGGGTGGACAGCACCCCGGGGAACAGCGTGCACGTGAGTGTTGGGGAGGGGGGCGCACAGAAACGCCCCGCTGTCCCCAAGGCGCGCAACCTCACGGGGCTCCGGTGGCCAGGCGGTGGCCACGTGGGATcatgggagggggttggggggacagGGATGATCCCACGCTGGCCCCGGAGGACGCCCCATCGGGACCCGCGCGGACCCTGCTGCTGCCCAGAGTGGCCCGGCCCCGGGGCTGGCTTCTTCCTCACGCACAGGGTGCGGGGAGGACACTGAAGTCCGGTCCAGCACAGACAAACCGCGCCCCAAGGACCTGCAGAGGCCGCCACAGACACGGTGGCCACAGGACCTCCAAGGACCAGGCTGCCCACTCTGACCAGCGGGGACCTCGTGCTGCTGAACTTGCTCCGGACCGGGCAGCGCCCGGGCACCTGCGTGCCCAGGAGGAAGGGAGCGGCCTTGCCCCGCTCCCGCGAACTCGGCATGGGACACGAGGTAGCCACGTTCTGGGTGTGTTGGGGAGCCCCTGGGCACCTGGCGGAGGATGCTGGGTGCCCAGCAGTAGGAGGGGCTGAGAACCGCAAGGTGGGTGtgtgaggggcggggcggggcgggccctCGCTGACCTCGGACCGAAGACCACACCACCACCCGCACTGTGGGTTTGAAAGGCTGCTGGTCGGGATGGTGGACGGGCGGTTTCCACTCAGAGGCCAGCAGAGCGACACAAGCAGAGGAgccgcccctgggggtctcccaggctgtccgTCTGTACAGGAGGAGCTAATGAATAGGTAGATATGCAGATCGATAGATAGATCAATAGATCGATagataaacacactgccatcgaggggacgccgactcacggcgaccctgcaggacagggcggagctgcccctgcaggtctcccaggcggtcagtctgcacgggagcagacggtctcctTTTGCAACCGCAGcgcggctggtggacttgaactgccagtgctgaggtgagCTGCCCAGCACCAACACACtgggccatcagggctcccagtCCAGTGCTAAGCACCCCTGCTGGACACAGGAAGAGACACAGGCAGGGGAGGAGGCAGCCGTGAAGCCCTGccaggtgccccccaccccccagcagagGTTGGCAGCTCAGGGGGTGTCCTGTGGCTGCAGGCAGTGAGCCCCCAGGCTGCGGGGTCAACGGCCAGCATCCTGGTCTACAGAGTTCctaagaggaaaggcctggcagtcggtGTCTGTGGAGGTCGGAGAGACACGGACACCAGCCCGGGGATGGCACCCACTCAGCATGAGGTCACCCTGGGCCAGGGGGCCCCCACCCTGCAGGAGTGTGTCCTGACCACAGAGGAGAAGGGACACAGAGGGACACGGCCCTGTGGAGACAGAGGCTGGAGAGATGCAGACACAAGTCCAGGGTCATCTGGGGCCCCCAGGGGCTGGGAGAGACCTTGAGGAAGGACCGTCCCCTGGAGCCTCCTGAGGGAGCcggccctgcccagccctggacCTCAGACTGGTGTCTTTGCGGATGTCACTCACTCAGCATGAGGTCACCCTGGGGCAGGAGGCCCTCGCCCTGCAGGAGTGTGTCCTGACCACAGAGGAGAAGGACACAGGGGACACGGCCCCGTGGGGACGGAGACACGGCTGGAGAGCTGGGGCTGCAAGCCCGGGAATGTCCAGGGCCCCAGACACGCAGGCAGAAGTGAGAGAGGACAATGTGTGCGCTTTGGAGCCCCCGGGGCCACGGCTTTGTGGTGGACATTAAACTGTGAGTTTATGCGACACAGAGGggaaccccacccccccccccaaccccccgcccTGCGGACCTTGCCGTGCATTCTGGGAAATCAGCAGGGGCTGAACACGGTGCCCTGGGCGATGCTGAATGTCCATTTACGATGGCGgacttcttattttttttaattacaataaaaagttctgtttggtttttaaagaatGGCTGAGCGCTGGGTTTGCGGGGTGCGGGGTACCCCACAATCGAATGGGCCCAAGGGGCGGCTGTGTAATTGAGGGGGTAAaataagagacatcagacaagatgtgTGGGGCCACCACGGCTGCAGGAGCCAGGTCTGCGCAGAGAGAATGTGTAtttccaagaggctgatacacaCTCGGGTGCATGCAAGCCCCCCAATCACaggtaccctaaccctaaggtccCTGCGTGCATGGAGGAGTAGCCTAACACCGGTGCCCCCTCGGGCAGGTAACGGGGAGAGGCTGTCTTCAGAGCCTAGGGAGCAATCGGGAGGCGATCTTGGGGAGCAATATTGATTAGGGGAATGGGATTGGGACAGTCTCTGCCTCACAGGGCGCAGGCCTCCCGCCACCCCGGAACCCAGCCTGCCCGGCTCCTCACTCTCCGAGAATAGCATTCACCCCTCTATGAGCTCTTCGTGTTCTGCTCCCCACGCGGAAGGGGGGGTGGCGGGATCACGGAAGCCCATGCCAAAGACACACATGACAGGTTCCAGGTTCCAGGTGTCACCGCTCAGACCCCTGGAGGTCAGCAGAGGGCAGGCTATACAGGGTCTGGGCAGACTGGGGGTACTGAGCCCATGCTAAgaggatggggtgtgtgtgtgtgtgtattggggagGAGGGGTGTCTCTCAGCAGGAACATGTGAACGCCAGACCACCAAACCAGAGGGGAGGGCACTCCCTCAGGGATTTGGGGGCCAACAGGCCACAGGTGCGAGGGGAAGTTCTCAGATGCTCAATCCCTGGACCCCCCCTCCAGAATGAGTCACCCTGGTTGATTTTGACTCTGGCAATGGGGGTCTTAGAATTGTGCTCCCCGGGTTTGGGGCACCCTGCTGGACCCCTATGCCCACGCCCCCCACCTTTCTCTGTATCTCCCACCTGGCCACGCCCACCCCCATATCCCCACCTCTTCACCCCTCCCCTGGGGGCCACTAGATACATGCACCTGCACCCCTCCCGTCGGGCCCCTACATCCACACCTCAGCTCCCACGGGGTCCCTATACCCACACTCCTTCACCCATCCTGTTTGGGTCCCTATATACACCCCCCATCCCTCCCATGGATGCCCCCCATGCATACACACCCGCCACCCCTCCCATGAGGACCCCTATCCAGGCCATTCATTCCTCCCGTGGGGGCCCCTATATACACCCCAATCCTTCCCATAGAGGACCCCCTGTATACACACCCCGTCATCCCTCCAGCGAGGTCCCCCCTATCCCCATGCCCGCCCTGTCATCCCTCCAGCGAGGTCCCCCTATCCCCATGCCCCCCCTGTCATCCCTCCAGCGAGGTCCCCCTATCCCCATGCCCCCCCTGTCATCCCTCCAGCGAGGTCCCCCTATCCCCATGCCCCCCGTCAACCCTCCAGCGAGGTCCCCCTATCCCCATGCCCCCCCTGTCATCCCTCCAGCGAGGTCCCCCTATCCCCATGCCCCCCCTGTCATCCCTCCAGCGAGGTCCCCCTATCCCCATGCCCCCCGTCAACCCTCCAGCGAGGTCCCCCCTATCCCCATGCCCCCCCGTCATCCCTCCAGCGAGGTCCCCCTATCCCTATGCCCCTTCACAGAGCCCGTTCACTGCTCCCAGGACCCCCCTATCCGCACACCCTTCACCCCTGCCCTGGCCCCTCCCCATCCAAGGCCCTTCACCGCTCCCCTGGGCCCCCCATATCCGCACCGCAGCCGCACCCCATATCCACAGCCCCCACCGTCCCACCCGCACGGCGCCCGCGGGACTTGTTCCCGCTCCCCGCGCCCTGCTCCCCAGCCCCGCGTGGCCGAGGCCGCACCGCGGGCGAtaacccgcccccccacccccaccaagcccTCCGCCCCGCACTGCATGCCGGGAACTTTCGCCCGACCGGAACTTCCGCGGGAAGGGGCGGGGCGATACGGAGGGCCCTTTGGAGGCGGAGCGTTGCTGGGGCCGGAGCGTCGGCTGGAGGCGCGGCCTGGGGGCGGGGCGTCGACTGGTGACGCTCCTGGGGGCGGAGCGTCGGCTGGTGATGCTCCTGGGGGCGGAGCGACGGGTGGAGGCGCGGTCTGAGGGGCGTAGCGTCGGCCGGGGGCGGGGCGTCggctggggcggggcggggcctgggggcGGGGCGTCAGCTGGGGGCGtcggctgggggcggggcggggcctgggggcGGAGCGTCGGCTGGGGGCGGGGCGTTGGCTGGGGCGGGGCGTCGGCTGGGGGCGGGGCGTCGGCTGGGGCGTAGCGTCGGCTGGGGCGTAGCGTCGGCTGGGGCGGGGCGTCGGCTGGGGGCGGAGCGTTGGTGGGGCGGAGCGACGGGTGGAGGCGCGGTCTGAGGGGCGTAGCGTCGGCCGGGGGCGGGGCGTCggctggggcggggcggggcctgggggcGGGGCGTCAGCTGGGGGCGtcggctgggggcggggcggggcctgggggcGGAGCGTCGGCTGGGGGCGGGGCGTTGGCTGGGGCGGGGCGTCGGCTGGGGGCGGGGCGTCGGCTGGGGCGTAGCGTCGGCTGGGGCGTAGCGTCGGCTGGGGCGGGGCGTC includes:
- the LOC142435640 gene encoding S-geranylgeranyl-glutathione receptor P2RY8-like, which encodes MEQYLSKPDNATLQMLRSPTLAVVLPAVYSLVALVSIPGNLFSLWVLCRHIGPRSPSIIFMINLSLTDLALALVLPFQICYHSRGHHWAFGAPLCSAVTVGFYANMYASILTMTCISVERFLGVVRPMAAARWRRRRYALAACAGLWVLLLGALSPLARADLTYEVEALRIVTCFDVLKWTMLPSVATWAAFLLTLFLVLFLVPFAVTVACYAATIRQLLRHPGGYGREQRRRAVCLAAVVLGAFVACFAPNNFALLAHVVGRLFFGRSFYHVYKLTLCLSCVNNCLDPFVYYFASREFQARLRACLGLRRGAADELSTAAGRPGDTLFSSARSPSARSGSQADSGGGTQAASRPFLQRQESVF